In Paenibacillus kyungheensis, the following are encoded in one genomic region:
- a CDS encoding dihydroorotase: MTLFIKNANVLNGQNELEIKHIWVEGSQIEHIFAGDQNTAELLQQYGAGQEITEIDATGKLVTPGLIDMHVHLREPGFEHKETIATGTASAAKGGFTTIACMPNTRPVTDNADVVKLVLDKAAEAGSVKVLPYAAITVNELGRELTNFAALKAAGAIGFTDDGVGVQNAQMMKNAMALAASMDMPVIAHCEDDSLVVGAAVSEGEFARKHGLKGIPNESEAIHVGRDILLAEATGVHYHVCHVSTEQSIRLIRLAKSIGIKVTAEVCPHHLILSDEDIPGMDANWKMNPPLRTPRDVEACIEALEDGTIDIIVTDHAPHSEEEKAKGMELAPFGIVGFETAFPLLYTKFVQTGRWTLQMLVDRMTSDPAKVFRLATGRLEQGAPADITLIDLETKQTVDPATFATKGKNTPFTNWTLQGWPQTTIVDGQVVWSQEATASKA, encoded by the coding sequence ATGACACTTTTTATTAAAAACGCAAACGTATTGAACGGACAAAATGAACTGGAAATCAAACATATATGGGTAGAAGGCAGTCAGATTGAACACATTTTTGCAGGAGATCAAAATACAGCAGAATTGCTTCAACAATATGGAGCAGGACAAGAAATAACAGAGATTGATGCAACCGGCAAGTTAGTTACGCCAGGATTGATCGATATGCATGTACATTTACGAGAGCCTGGTTTTGAACATAAAGAAACGATTGCTACCGGAACAGCTTCAGCGGCAAAAGGTGGATTCACAACTATCGCTTGTATGCCAAATACACGACCGGTTACAGACAATGCCGATGTAGTGAAATTGGTACTGGACAAAGCAGCAGAAGCAGGGAGCGTCAAAGTACTGCCTTATGCAGCCATCACAGTCAACGAGTTAGGACGGGAATTAACCAATTTTGCAGCACTCAAAGCAGCTGGAGCTATCGGATTCACAGATGATGGTGTAGGCGTACAAAATGCACAAATGATGAAAAATGCAATGGCGCTTGCAGCATCGATGGATATGCCGGTTATTGCACACTGCGAAGATGATTCACTGGTGGTAGGAGCGGCTGTAAGTGAAGGCGAATTTGCTCGCAAACATGGTCTGAAAGGGATTCCTAATGAATCGGAAGCAATCCATGTAGGACGCGACATTTTACTAGCAGAAGCAACAGGAGTTCATTATCATGTGTGTCATGTGAGTACAGAGCAATCGATTCGATTGATTCGCTTAGCCAAATCGATTGGTATCAAAGTAACTGCTGAGGTATGCCCGCATCATTTAATCTTATCCGATGAAGATATTCCGGGTATGGATGCGAATTGGAAAATGAATCCACCTCTACGTACACCACGTGATGTAGAAGCTTGTATTGAAGCACTAGAAGATGGAACGATCGATATCATTGTGACCGATCATGCCCCTCATAGTGAAGAAGAAAAAGCAAAAGGAATGGAATTAGCACCGTTTGGTATCGTTGGATTCGAAACCGCATTTCCATTGCTATATACCAAATTCGTCCAAACAGGACGCTGGACATTACAAATGCTTGTAGATCGGATGACATCTGATCCAGCTAAAGTATTCCGTTTGGCAACAGGGCGCTTAGAACAAGGGGCTCCAGCAGATATCACATTAATCGATCTGGAAACAAAGCAAACGGTCGATCCAGCTACATTTGCAACAAAAGGAAAAAATACCCCATTTACCAACTGGACATTACAAGGTTGGCCACAGACAACGATCGTAGACGGTCAAGTCGTGTGGTCGCAGGAAGCTACGGCTTCCAAAGCATAA
- the lspA gene encoding signal peptidase II, with the protein MIYYVIAIIAIIVDQLTKYWIATGMERGDQISVIGNFFLITSHRNQGAAFGILQNQRWFFVVITLIVVVAIIWYIQKVKSQPDKLLPVALSLVLGGAIGNFIDRARMGEVVDFLQFNFGSYTFPIFNVADSCIVVGVALIIIDALLDMSRQKKQTAGHEEENV; encoded by the coding sequence GTGATATATTATGTGATTGCAATTATAGCGATTATTGTAGATCAGTTAACCAAATACTGGATCGCTACTGGAATGGAACGAGGAGATCAGATTTCAGTGATCGGCAATTTCTTTTTGATTACTTCCCACCGTAATCAAGGCGCTGCTTTTGGTATTTTGCAAAATCAACGTTGGTTTTTTGTCGTGATTACGTTAATAGTCGTTGTTGCGATTATATGGTATATCCAAAAAGTGAAATCACAACCGGATAAATTATTGCCTGTTGCTTTATCACTTGTTTTGGGTGGAGCGATTGGTAACTTTATTGATCGTGCACGTATGGGTGAAGTAGTGGACTTTTTACAATTTAACTTTGGCAGTTATACGTTTCCGATTTTCAATGTAGCTGATTCTTGTATTGTAGTCGGGGTTGCATTGATTATCATAGACGCACTGCTGGATATGAGCCGTCAGAAGAAACAAACTGCCGGTCATGAAGAGGAGAATGTTTAG
- a CDS encoding RluA family pseudouridine synthase, whose amino-acid sequence MNEVQDKDWVEQELPDLEHVEETGEDETEIGAVQVMEWTIDAEDAKTRIDKYITDLLPEGFSRSQVQQWITDGLVTVDGKVIKANHKLIENEQVVVQLPSLSTVEIEAQDIPLEIVYEDSDVIVINKPRGMVVHPAVGHSSDTLVNALMYHCKDLSGINGEVRPGIVHRIDKDTTGLLMAAKNDKAHASLSEQLKNHTVTRKYIALVHGNIEHDQGTIDAPIGRSSQNRKMFTVTEKNSKHAVTHFVVTERFGDFSLVELRLETGRTHQIRVHMKFIDHPLVADPMYGRVRAKASTLDGQALHAAVLGFVHPTTGEYLEFQAPIPDDLEQVLLSLRNR is encoded by the coding sequence ATGAATGAAGTTCAAGATAAAGACTGGGTAGAGCAAGAATTACCTGATCTAGAACATGTGGAAGAAACAGGCGAAGATGAGACAGAGATCGGTGCTGTTCAAGTGATGGAATGGACGATTGATGCAGAAGATGCTAAAACACGTATCGATAAATATATTACTGATTTATTACCAGAAGGTTTCTCACGTTCTCAAGTACAACAGTGGATAACCGATGGCTTAGTCACAGTAGATGGCAAAGTAATCAAAGCTAATCATAAATTGATAGAAAATGAACAGGTTGTTGTTCAACTTCCTAGTCTATCTACTGTAGAAATCGAAGCACAAGATATTCCGCTTGAGATCGTCTATGAAGATTCAGATGTAATCGTAATTAATAAGCCTCGTGGTATGGTTGTTCATCCAGCAGTCGGTCATTCTTCTGATACGTTGGTTAATGCTTTGATGTATCATTGCAAAGACTTATCAGGTATTAATGGCGAAGTGCGTCCAGGTATTGTGCATCGTATTGATAAAGACACAACTGGATTATTGATGGCTGCCAAAAATGATAAAGCGCATGCTTCATTATCGGAACAGCTCAAAAATCATACCGTTACCCGTAAATATATTGCACTGGTTCATGGTAATATAGAACATGATCAAGGCACTATTGATGCACCGATTGGTCGCTCTAGCCAAAATCGTAAAATGTTTACCGTTACCGAGAAGAATAGTAAGCATGCTGTTACTCATTTTGTAGTGACAGAGCGTTTTGGTGATTTTTCATTAGTAGAGCTTCGTCTTGAGACAGGACGTACTCACCAAATACGTGTGCATATGAAATTTATCGATCATCCGTTAGTTGCTGATCCAATGTATGGACGTGTAAGAGCCAAAGCTTCTACACTAGATGGACAAGCTCTGCATGCGGCTGTACTTGGTTTTGTTCATCCGACTACAGGGGAATATTTAGAATTTCAAGCACCTATCCCTGATGATCTGGAACAAGTATTGTTGTCATTGCGTAATCGTTAA
- the carB gene encoding carbamoyl-phosphate synthase large subunit — protein sequence MPRNNELKKILVIGSGPIVIGQAAEFDYAGTQACQALKEEGVEVVLINSNPATIMTDTNMADKVYIEPITLEFVTQIIRQERPDGLLPTLGGQTGLNMAVELARAGVLESENVKLLGTQLESIEKAEDRDLFRDLMRELDQPVPDSVIVTTLEESLAFANEIGYPIIVRPAYTLGGTGGGICINEEELRETVQAGIRYSPIGQCLVEKSIAGMKEVEYEVMRDANDNCIVVCNMENFDPVGVHTGDSIVVAPSQTLSDREYQMLRSASLKIIRALNIEGGCNVQFALDPQSYQYYVIEVNPRVSRSSALASKATGYPIAKMAAKIAMGYTLDEIVNPVTGQTYACFEPTLDYIVAKIPRWPFDKFISANRKLGTQMKATGEVMAIGRTFEEAIHKAVRSLEIGVHRIHLKDAEHIEDSVLDERLIKADDERLFLVAEAFRRGYSLEQIQQLTNIDWWFLDKIERIVAYESVLSSEDTLSDDTLYMAKRLGFTDRSIAELRNINHPEDPFNNEHSIRAYRKENNMMPVFKMVDTCAAEFEATTPYYYSTFETENEVIESPKEKIVVLGSGPIRIGQGIEFDYSTVHAVWAIQESGYEAVIINNNPETVSTDFNTSDRLYFEPLFFEDVMNVIEQENPIGVIVQFGGQTAINLAAPLSKAGVKILGTSLASIDEAEDRKKFEALLSRLNIAQPEGSTVLSIDEAVETAQKLGYPVLVRPSYVLGGRAMEIVYSDEELLLYMAEAVKVNPEHPVLIDRYMLGKEVEVDAICDGETVVVPGIMEHIERAGVHSGDSIAVYPPQHLSEELKQKVVDITIRTAKELKTVGLVNIQFVIFQNEVYVIEVNPRSSRTVPFLSKVTDIPMAKIATQAILGIKLKDLGYSEGLWKESEYISVKVPVFSFAKLRRVEPTLGPEMKSTGEVMGRDLLYAKALYKGLIGAGMKIPATGALIATVADKDKPEAVRLLKGFYRLGYKIIATSGTAKALEEAGIKVTVIHKLTEGVPNILDLIRSGQANFVVNTFTKGKTPARDGFRIRREAVENGVVCMTSLDTVEALLTMLDTINFSSYAMPSLTNTVTANPKKDVVNDIVVGQLEDQETILS from the coding sequence ATGCCTAGAAATAATGAACTCAAAAAAATACTCGTTATTGGTTCCGGACCTATTGTTATCGGTCAAGCTGCTGAATTTGACTATGCAGGTACACAAGCTTGCCAGGCACTCAAAGAAGAAGGGGTAGAAGTTGTACTTATCAACAGTAACCCTGCAACAATCATGACTGATACGAATATGGCAGATAAAGTCTATATCGAGCCTATTACACTTGAATTCGTCACTCAAATTATTCGTCAAGAACGTCCTGATGGTCTACTACCTACATTGGGTGGACAAACAGGCTTAAATATGGCTGTAGAATTGGCACGTGCAGGAGTACTAGAAAGCGAAAACGTGAAGTTGCTAGGAACTCAATTAGAATCGATCGAAAAAGCGGAAGATCGTGACTTATTCCGCGACTTGATGCGCGAATTGGATCAACCTGTTCCTGATAGTGTTATCGTAACTACACTTGAAGAATCGTTAGCATTTGCAAATGAGATTGGATATCCAATTATTGTTCGTCCTGCGTATACATTAGGAGGTACAGGTGGTGGTATCTGTATCAATGAAGAAGAATTACGCGAAACGGTACAAGCAGGTATTCGTTATAGCCCGATCGGACAATGTCTGGTAGAGAAAAGTATCGCAGGTATGAAAGAAGTCGAGTACGAAGTCATGCGTGATGCAAACGATAACTGTATCGTAGTCTGCAACATGGAGAACTTTGATCCAGTAGGTGTGCATACCGGCGATAGTATCGTAGTTGCACCTAGCCAGACGCTTTCTGATCGTGAATATCAAATGCTACGCTCTGCATCGCTTAAAATTATTCGTGCGCTGAATATTGAAGGTGGATGTAACGTACAGTTCGCCCTTGATCCACAAAGCTATCAATACTATGTGATCGAAGTAAATCCACGTGTAAGTCGTTCATCTGCACTTGCTTCCAAAGCAACAGGATATCCAATTGCGAAAATGGCAGCGAAGATTGCAATGGGTTATACATTGGATGAAATCGTCAACCCTGTTACAGGACAAACATATGCTTGCTTTGAACCTACACTAGATTATATTGTGGCTAAAATCCCACGCTGGCCGTTTGATAAATTTATCAGTGCTAACCGTAAATTAGGTACACAGATGAAAGCAACAGGCGAAGTAATGGCGATTGGACGTACATTTGAAGAAGCGATTCACAAAGCAGTACGTTCGCTTGAAATCGGTGTTCATCGTATTCATCTAAAAGATGCAGAACATATCGAAGATAGTGTATTAGATGAACGGTTAATAAAAGCAGATGATGAGCGTCTATTCTTGGTGGCAGAAGCATTCCGCCGCGGCTACAGCTTAGAACAGATTCAACAACTTACTAATATTGACTGGTGGTTCTTAGATAAAATTGAACGCATTGTCGCATATGAATCTGTACTTTCATCAGAAGATACACTAAGCGATGATACATTATATATGGCGAAGCGTCTTGGATTTACAGATCGCTCGATTGCGGAGTTACGCAATATCAATCATCCAGAAGATCCATTTAATAACGAACATAGCATTCGTGCATATCGTAAAGAAAATAATATGATGCCTGTATTCAAAATGGTAGATACTTGTGCCGCAGAATTTGAAGCTACTACACCATATTATTACTCTACATTTGAGACAGAAAATGAAGTAATCGAAAGCCCTAAAGAAAAAATCGTAGTGCTGGGTTCGGGTCCGATTCGTATCGGTCAAGGGATAGAGTTCGATTATTCAACTGTACATGCGGTATGGGCTATTCAAGAGTCCGGTTATGAAGCAGTTATTATTAATAACAACCCTGAGACGGTTTCAACCGATTTTAACACGTCGGATCGACTGTACTTTGAACCGTTGTTCTTTGAAGATGTTATGAATGTTATCGAACAGGAGAATCCGATCGGAGTTATCGTACAGTTCGGTGGACAAACAGCGATTAACCTTGCAGCTCCATTAAGCAAAGCAGGCGTTAAAATTCTAGGAACAAGCTTGGCAAGTATTGATGAAGCAGAAGACCGCAAAAAGTTCGAAGCTTTATTGTCTCGCCTTAATATTGCACAGCCTGAAGGTAGCACAGTGCTATCGATAGATGAAGCGGTAGAAACAGCGCAAAAGTTAGGTTATCCGGTACTGGTTCGTCCTTCTTATGTACTGGGTGGACGTGCAATGGAAATTGTATACTCGGATGAAGAATTATTGCTCTATATGGCAGAAGCAGTCAAAGTAAATCCGGAGCATCCGGTTCTGATTGACCGTTATATGCTAGGTAAAGAAGTGGAAGTGGATGCGATCTGTGATGGTGAAACAGTCGTTGTACCAGGAATTATGGAACATATCGAACGCGCAGGAGTTCACTCCGGTGACTCCATCGCAGTGTATCCTCCACAGCATCTTTCAGAAGAATTGAAGCAAAAAGTAGTCGATATCACGATCCGTACAGCTAAAGAGCTTAAAACTGTCGGCTTGGTAAATATCCAATTCGTTATTTTCCAAAATGAAGTCTACGTGATCGAAGTGAATCCGCGTTCTTCACGCACAGTGCCATTCTTGAGTAAAGTAACCGATATTCCAATGGCGAAGATTGCTACACAAGCGATTCTAGGCATTAAACTTAAAGATTTGGGATATAGCGAAGGATTGTGGAAAGAAAGCGAATATATTTCGGTCAAAGTTCCAGTGTTCTCTTTTGCCAAATTACGCCGTGTAGAACCTACGCTTGGACCTGAAATGAAATCAACAGGTGAAGTTATGGGACGCGATCTACTGTATGCCAAAGCTCTATACAAAGGTCTAATCGGAGCAGGTATGAAAATCCCGGCAACCGGAGCTTTGATTGCAACTGTAGCAGACAAAGACAAGCCAGAAGCGGTTCGCTTGCTTAAAGGATTTTACCGTCTAGGATACAAAATTATTGCAACAAGCGGTACAGCAAAAGCATTAGAAGAAGCAGGAATCAAAGTAACCGTGATTCATAAATTGACAGAAGGTGTGCCGAACATTCTGGATCTGATCCGCAGTGGACAAGCCAACTTTGTAGTCAATACCTTCACGAAAGGGAAAACGCCTGCTCGTGACGGATTCCGTATCCGCCGTGAAGCTGTTGAAAATGGTGTGGTATGTATGACATCACTGGATACGGTTGAAGCATTGCTCACAATGTTAGATACGATTAACTTCTCTTCTTACGCTATGCCGTCTTTGACTAATACAGTCACTGCAAATCCGAAAAAAGACGTTGTTAACGATATCGTAGTCGGTCAATTGGAAGATCAGGAAACGATTCTGAGCTAA
- the pyrR gene encoding bifunctional pyr operon transcriptional regulator/uracil phosphoribosyltransferase PyrR, which translates to MNTETRIIMDETAIRRALTRIAHEILEKNKGIEDCILIGIRTRGIYLAQRIAERIQEIEGKPVPCGELDITGYRDDQDNGRPTDMNSSTMLTPANLTIRNKKIILFDDVLYTGRTIRAAMDALMDCGRPEMIQLAVLADRGHRELPIRPDYIGKNVPTSKLEEIEVRLSEIDGSDQVNIMQHREVTA; encoded by the coding sequence ATGAACACAGAGACTCGCATTATCATGGATGAAACAGCAATCCGCCGCGCACTTACACGTATTGCACATGAGATTTTGGAGAAAAATAAAGGGATTGAAGATTGTATTCTGATCGGGATTCGTACACGAGGTATTTACCTGGCACAACGGATCGCAGAACGTATTCAAGAAATTGAAGGTAAACCTGTTCCTTGTGGTGAGCTGGATATTACAGGATATCGTGATGATCAAGACAATGGACGTCCTACAGATATGAATAGCAGTACGATGCTAACACCTGCTAATCTAACGATTCGTAACAAAAAAATTATTTTGTTCGATGATGTACTGTACACAGGTAGAACGATTAGAGCCGCTATGGATGCACTAATGGATTGCGGACGACCTGAAATGATTCAATTAGCAGTCCTTGCAGATCGCGGACATCGCGAACTTCCGATTCGCCCGGATTATATCGGCAAAAACGTACCAACTTCCAAACTGGAAGAAATCGAAGTACGACTAAGCGAAATCGATGGTAGCGATCAAGTCAATATTATGCAACATCGTGAGGTGACTGCATGA
- a CDS encoding aspartate carbamoyltransferase catalytic subunit, producing MIMTTTTLKQRSLLGLKGMSQPELVSILDRAAYWDAHTEKQVSVLQSRFVANMFFENSTRTRFSFEMAEKRLGAEVLNFTSAVSSVEKGESIYDTVRTLESMGIDAGIIRLKPSGVLQELAEKVNVPLINAGDGNNEHPTQGLLDLYTMRQEFGELKGLHVAIVGDILHSRVARSNLWALQTMGAKVSFCAPSNMRADDIGEVSYISMEEALQADVVMMLRVQLERHAVGMLKSAEEYRLQYGLTEERAARMKQHAIIMHPAPVNRNVEIDDALVESPKSKIFPQMQNGVPIRMAVIERALRN from the coding sequence ATGATTATGACAACTACTACATTGAAACAACGCAGTCTACTGGGTCTCAAAGGTATGAGTCAACCGGAGTTAGTTTCAATACTCGATCGAGCAGCTTATTGGGATGCACATACAGAGAAGCAAGTGTCTGTTTTGCAATCACGCTTTGTAGCGAATATGTTTTTTGAAAATAGTACACGTACACGTTTTTCTTTCGAAATGGCTGAAAAGCGCTTGGGTGCAGAAGTGTTGAACTTCACCTCGGCAGTATCAAGTGTAGAAAAAGGCGAATCCATTTACGATACGGTTCGAACACTTGAAAGTATGGGAATTGATGCAGGCATCATTCGCTTGAAGCCTTCAGGAGTATTGCAAGAATTAGCAGAAAAAGTGAATGTACCTTTAATCAATGCGGGTGATGGCAACAATGAACATCCAACCCAAGGATTGCTTGATTTGTACACGATGCGTCAAGAGTTTGGAGAGTTAAAAGGTCTGCATGTAGCGATTGTAGGTGACATTTTGCATAGTCGTGTAGCACGCTCGAATCTCTGGGCTTTACAGACAATGGGTGCCAAAGTAAGCTTCTGTGCACCAAGCAATATGCGCGCTGATGATATCGGAGAAGTTTCTTATATCAGTATGGAAGAAGCGTTACAAGCAGATGTAGTGATGATGTTAAGAGTGCAACTTGAACGCCATGCTGTAGGCATGCTCAAGTCAGCAGAAGAATATCGCCTACAATATGGATTGACCGAAGAAAGAGCTGCCCGGATGAAACAGCATGCAATTATTATGCACCCGGCTCCAGTCAATCGTAATGTTGAGATCGATGATGCACTGGTGGAAAGTCCTAAATCAAAAATTTTCCCACAAATGCAAAATGGTGTACCGATTCGGATGGCTGTTATTGAAAGAGCCCTACGTAACTAA
- the carA gene encoding glutamine-hydrolyzing carbamoyl-phosphate synthase small subunit yields MQAKLLLEDGTLFTGRSFGAEGETTGEVVFNTGITGYQEVLSDPSYCGQIVTMTYPLIGNYGINRDDFESVRPYINGFVVRRHEPVPSNWRAQYTIDELLREHGIIGISDIDTRMLTRRIRHQGTMRGILTSGSLSTEELMERLNSSVSATNQVSHTSTSHIYTSPGPKERIVLIDYGAKTGIVRELSQRGCDVVVVPQDTTAEQIRRLHPDGIQLSNGPGDPKDVPAAVKVIEELLGEYPIFGICLGHQLFALACGADTDKLKFGHRGGNHPVKDLQTGRCYITSQNHGYTVKEASIEGTELEVTHINNNDKTIEGLKHKKYPAFSVQYHPEAAPGPFDNGYLFDQFLTMIREYKEQHPQKTRQAEMMAAVKGAN; encoded by the coding sequence ATGCAGGCAAAATTGTTATTAGAAGACGGAACATTATTTACAGGCCGTAGTTTCGGAGCAGAAGGCGAAACCACTGGAGAAGTTGTATTCAATACCGGAATCACCGGTTACCAGGAGGTACTATCTGATCCTTCGTACTGCGGGCAGATCGTAACCATGACTTATCCGCTGATCGGCAATTATGGTATTAACCGTGATGACTTTGAATCAGTTCGTCCGTATATTAATGGATTCGTTGTTCGTCGACATGAGCCTGTACCTAGTAACTGGCGTGCTCAATATACGATTGATGAGTTGCTACGCGAACATGGCATTATCGGAATCAGCGATATCGACACACGCATGTTAACACGTCGTATTCGTCATCAAGGAACAATGAGAGGCATTTTGACAAGCGGATCATTATCAACCGAAGAATTGATGGAGCGTCTAAACAGTAGCGTATCGGCTACCAACCAAGTAAGTCATACATCAACTTCTCATATTTATACAAGTCCGGGTCCAAAAGAACGTATTGTGCTTATCGATTACGGCGCAAAAACAGGGATTGTACGTGAGTTGTCTCAGCGTGGTTGCGATGTGGTTGTTGTACCTCAAGATACAACAGCAGAACAGATTCGCCGCTTACATCCAGATGGTATTCAATTATCTAACGGTCCAGGAGATCCGAAAGATGTACCGGCTGCTGTCAAAGTAATTGAAGAATTGCTTGGAGAATATCCAATCTTCGGTATTTGTCTCGGACACCAGTTGTTCGCTTTGGCTTGCGGAGCAGATACAGACAAATTGAAATTCGGACATCGTGGTGGTAACCATCCTGTCAAAGATTTGCAAACAGGTCGTTGTTACATTACATCACAAAATCACGGATATACAGTGAAAGAAGCTTCAATCGAAGGAACAGAACTGGAAGTAACTCATATCAACAACAATGACAAAACGATTGAAGGCTTGAAGCATAAGAAATATCCAGCATTTTCTGTACAATATCATCCAGAAGCAGCACCAGGGCCTTTTGATAACGGCTATCTATTCGATCAATTTTTAACAATGATTCGTGAATATAAAGAACAACACCCTCAAAAAACGCGTCAAGCCGAAATGATGGCTGCTGTGAAAGGAGCTAACTGA